From the Bdellovibrio reynosensis genome, one window contains:
- a CDS encoding response regulator — protein sequence MNSPQIRILLAEDNDTDALITERTLTKSGFSVTRVRNGVEALQVFRTEKFDLLITDLFMPGKNGIELISDLRQEGTAFRSIVLTASKEDESLLRSLNVGAMDFIQKPINPHIFLAKIQLILKQQPI from the coding sequence GTGAACTCACCTCAGATACGCATCCTATTAGCAGAAGATAACGACACCGACGCTTTGATTACAGAGCGTACTCTTACTAAGAGCGGGTTTTCCGTTACCAGAGTGAGAAATGGCGTTGAAGCACTGCAAGTCTTTCGCACAGAGAAGTTCGATCTTCTGATTACGGACCTTTTCATGCCCGGCAAGAATGGCATAGAATTGATCAGTGATCTGCGACAAGAAGGGACTGCTTTTAGATCGATCGTCCTTACGGCAAGTAAAGAAGACGAATCGCTTCTAAGAAGTCTAAATGTGGGTGCTATGGACTTTATCCAAAAGCCTATCAATCCTCATATCTTTTTAGCAAAGATCCAGCTGATTTTAAAACAACAGCCGATTTAA